CTATTTGTGAAAACACCTGGTGATTTGTATCTCTATGTTTTCCTATTGACCTTCTTTGAATTGCTTGGGCAATTAAGTATGTGGTTACCAGCGAGACCTTACATTGGAGAACCACAATTTGATTTATCCTATGCTAAGAAACATCTTAAACCTGTTATTTTGCTGTTTCTCCCTCAGGTTGCCATTTCACTATACGTGACTTTGGATCGTACCATGTTGGGTGCCTTGTCATCGACAAATGATGTAGGGATTTATGATCAGGCTTTGAAAATAATTAATATTTTGTTGACGTTGGTGACTTCATTGGGAAGTGTAATGCTTCCAAGGGTATCTGGTCTTTTGTCTAGTGGAGACTATAAGGCTGTTAACAAGATGCATGAATTCTCTTTCTTGATTTATAATCTCGTCATTTTCCCAATTATTGCTGGTCTCTTGGTTGTCAATAAAGACTTTGTTAGTTTTTTCCTAGGAAAGGACTTCCAAGCAGCTAATATTGCCATTGCCATCATGGTCTTTAGGATGTTCTTTATTGGTTGGACAAATATTATGGGAATCCAGATTTTGATTCCACACAATAAACATCGTGAGTTTATGCTCTCTACGACTATTCCGGCTGTTGTCAGTGTTGGACTTAATCTCTTGTTAATTCCTCCATTTGGCTTTGTTGGGGCCTCAATTGTATCAGTTTTAACAGAGGCTTTGGTATGGTTCATTCAATTGTACTTCAGCCTTCCTTACCTCAAAGAAGTACCGATTCTTGAGTCTATGGCAAAAATTGTATGCGCATCTGCTATGATGTATGGCTTGTTGCTAAGTGCAAAACCATTCTTGCATTTTCCACCTACTTTAAATGTTCTTGTGTATGCAGTGCTTGGTGGCCTCATTTACCTTCTTGCTATTCTAGTTTTGAAAGTGGTAGATGTTAAAGAATTAAAACAAATAATAGGAAAAAATTAGAAATGAAGAAAACACGGAATATAAACTTAGACTTGATAAAAGTAATTGCTTGTATAGGAGTTGTTTTGCTTCATACTACGATGCCAGGGTTTAAGGAAACAGGGCGATGGAATTACTCATCTTATTTATATTATCTAGGTACTTATTCAATTCCCTTGTTTTTTATGGTAAATGGTTATTTATTATTGGGTAAGAGCAAGATAACATATCCCTATATACTACATAAAATAAAATGGGTTCTAATAACAGTGTCTTCATGGACCGTTATCATTTGGTTTCTTAAAAGAGACTTCACAATTAATCCAATTAAAAAAATTTTGGCTTCTTTGATACAAAAGAGTTATTTCTTCCAATTTTGGTTTTTCGGCTCACTAATACTTATTTATTTATGCTTGCCGATATTGAAGAAGTATTTACATTCAAAAAGAAGTTATTTATACTTTCTATCTGTATTAACAATTATTGGTTTGATTTTTGAATTGATAAATTTTTTGCTTCAAATGCCAGTGCAAATTTATGTTATACAGACGTTTAGATTATGGACTTGGTTCTTTTACTACATTTTAGGTGGTTTTGTAGCACAATTCAATATAGATAATTTAAAATCAATCTTTAAGGGATGGATGAAAATAGTTAGCTTACTTTTGTTATTGATTTCACCGATAATATTATTTTTCATAGCAAAAACTACTTATCATAATCTTTTTGCTGAATATTTTTATGACAATCTTTTGGTAAAAGTAATTAGTTTAGGACTATTTCTTACCTTATTGACGCTAACCATGGATGCTTCTAAACATAGAATGATCTACTTGTTATCAGTCCAAACGATGGGGGTATTTATTATACATACCTATGTTATGCAAATATGGCAAAAGTTGATAGGGTTTAACATAGAAGGTGCACACTTATTTTTCCCTGTTTTCACATTAGTGATTAGTTTTCTAATAAGTATGATATTAATGAAAATCCCTTATATCAATCGAATAGTTAAATTATAAAAAGGAGTTTATAATGTACGATTATCTTATCGTTGGTGCTGGTTTGTCTGGAGCAATCTTCGCACATGAAGCTACAAAACGTGGCAAAAAAGTAAAAGTGATTGACAAGCGTGATCACATCGGTGGCAATATTTACTGTGAAGATGTTGAAGGTATCAACGTTCACAAGTATGGTGCTCACATTTTCCATACCTCAAATAAAAAAGTTTGGGATTATGTCAACCAATTTGCTGAGTTTAATAACTATATCAACTCACCAATTGCTAACTACAAGGGCAGTCTTTACAACCTTCCATTTAACATGAATACATTTTATGCTATGTGGGGCACTAAGACTCCGCAAGAAGTTAAGGACAAGATAGCTGAGCAAACGGCTGATATGAAAGATGTTGAGCCTAAAAACCTTGAAGAACAAGCTATCAAGTTGATTGGTCCAGATATCTACGAAAAGTTGATTAAGGGCTATACTGAAAAACAATGGGGCCGTTCTGCTACAGATCTTCCACCATTTATCATCAAACGTCTTCCTGTTCGTCTGACTTTTGATAACAACTACTTTAATGACCGTTACCAAGGAATTCCGATCGGTGGTTACAACGTCATCATTGAAAACATGCTTGGAGATGTAGAAGTAGAACTTGGTGTTGACTTCTTTGCCAATCGTGAAGAGCTTGAAGCTTCAGCTGAAAAAGTGGTCTTTACAGGGATGATTGACCAGTACTTTGATTACAAACACGGTGAGTTGGAGTATCGCAGTCTTCGTTTTGAACACGAAGTCTTGGATGAGGAAAACCATCAAGGGAACGCCGTGGTCAACTACACAGAGCGTGAGATTCCTTATACTCGTATCATTGAGCATAAGCACTTTGAGTATGGTACACAACCTAAGACAGTTATCACACGTGAATACCCAGCTGACTGGAAACGTGGAGATGAACCATACTACCCAATCAATGATGAAAAGAACAACGCCATGTTTGCTAAGTACCAAGAAGAAGCTGAGAAAAATGACAAGGTTATCTTCTGTGGACGTTTGGCAGACTATAAATACTACGACATGCACGTGGTCATTGAGCGTGCTCTAGAAGTCGTTGAGAAAGAATTTACTAAATGACACAAGAAAAAATTGATATCGTTGTTCTCTGGGTAGATGGAAGTGACCCAGAGTTTATCCGTGAGAAACAGGCTGTGACTGGTAAAGTTGCAGATTTGGACCAAGAAATTGATGGTGAGCAACGTTATCGTGATTATGGTATCTTTAATTACTGGTTACGAATGATTGAAAAGCATGCTCCTTGGGTAAATAATGTTTATTTGATTACCAATGGGCAAAAGCCAGACTGGTTGAATTTGGATCATCCAAAACTCAAATTGGTCACTCATAAGGAATTTATGCCTAATGAATACCTACCTACCTATAATTCAGCAGCTATTGAGCTTAATCTTCATCGTATTGAAGGATTGTCGGAGAACTATTTGTATTTCAATGATG
Above is a window of Streptococcus salivarius DNA encoding:
- the glf gene encoding UDP-galactopyranose mutase — protein: MYDYLIVGAGLSGAIFAHEATKRGKKVKVIDKRDHIGGNIYCEDVEGINVHKYGAHIFHTSNKKVWDYVNQFAEFNNYINSPIANYKGSLYNLPFNMNTFYAMWGTKTPQEVKDKIAEQTADMKDVEPKNLEEQAIKLIGPDIYEKLIKGYTEKQWGRSATDLPPFIIKRLPVRLTFDNNYFNDRYQGIPIGGYNVIIENMLGDVEVELGVDFFANREELEASAEKVVFTGMIDQYFDYKHGELEYRSLRFEHEVLDEENHQGNAVVNYTEREIPYTRIIEHKHFEYGTQPKTVITREYPADWKRGDEPYYPINDEKNNAMFAKYQEEAEKNDKVIFCGRLADYKYYDMHVVIERALEVVEKEFTK
- a CDS encoding acyltransferase — encoded protein: MKKTRNINLDLIKVIACIGVVLLHTTMPGFKETGRWNYSSYLYYLGTYSIPLFFMVNGYLLLGKSKITYPYILHKIKWVLITVSSWTVIIWFLKRDFTINPIKKILASLIQKSYFFQFWFFGSLILIYLCLPILKKYLHSKRSYLYFLSVLTIIGLIFELINFLLQMPVQIYVIQTFRLWTWFFYYILGGFVAQFNIDNLKSIFKGWMKIVSLLLLLISPIILFFIAKTTYHNLFAEYFYDNLLVKVISLGLFLTLLTLTMDASKHRMIYLLSVQTMGVFIIHTYVMQIWQKLIGFNIEGAHLFFPVFTLVISFLISMILMKIPYINRIVKL
- a CDS encoding flippase, which encodes MKVLKNYAYNLSYQLLVIVLPIITTPYVTRIFSSKDLGTYGYFNSIVTYFILLATLGVANYGTKEISGHRKDIRKNFWGIYTLQLIATILSLVLYTSLCLFFPGMQNMVAYILGLSLISKGMDISWLFQGLEDFRRITARNTTVKVLGVISIFLFVKTPGDLYLYVFLLTFFELLGQLSMWLPARPYIGEPQFDLSYAKKHLKPVILLFLPQVAISLYVTLDRTMLGALSSTNDVGIYDQALKIINILLTLVTSLGSVMLPRVSGLLSSGDYKAVNKMHEFSFLIYNLVIFPIIAGLLVVNKDFVSFFLGKDFQAANIAIAIMVFRMFFIGWTNIMGIQILIPHNKHREFMLSTTIPAVVSVGLNLLLIPPFGFVGASIVSVLTEALVWFIQLYFSLPYLKEVPILESMAKIVCASAMMYGLLLSAKPFLHFPPTLNVLVYAVLGGLIYLLAILVLKVVDVKELKQIIGKN